From the genome of Geobacter sp. SVR, one region includes:
- a CDS encoding metal ABC transporter solute-binding protein, Zn/Mn family — MKKTSAKRESSRMYPVAGLLLCVALLLIVASGCSRRESAEPAGAPGRLRVVTTLFPLYDFARTIAGDKAEVKLLLPPGVEPHSFEPRPDDVVRIAKSGLFIYTNPYMEPWAATVLKSVDQQKLRVVDAGANVSYLKASGEAEAEHERDGHAHVGSLDPHVWLDFENARKMVDTILAGFEVADPANAVYYRQNATGLKERLADLDKRYLAGLANCATRTFLHGGHFTFGYLAHRYGLRYSALSGLSSESEPSGARMSAMVQQIRKAGVHYLFAEELLSPRMSETLAAEAGVQVLKLHGVHNLGREEFQRGATFIGLMDENLVNLQKGLGCRVQ; from the coding sequence ATGAAGAAAACTTCCGCTAAAAGAGAAAGCAGCCGCATGTATCCGGTTGCCGGACTGTTGCTGTGCGTGGCCCTTCTGCTGATCGTCGCATCCGGCTGCTCCCGCAGGGAGTCCGCCGAACCGGCGGGAGCGCCCGGCCGGCTGAGGGTCGTGACAACCCTTTTCCCGCTCTACGATTTTGCCAGGACCATTGCCGGCGATAAAGCCGAGGTAAAACTGCTGCTGCCACCGGGCGTTGAGCCGCACAGTTTCGAGCCCCGGCCTGACGACGTGGTGCGCATTGCCAAATCCGGACTGTTCATCTACACCAACCCTTACATGGAGCCGTGGGCCGCGACGGTGCTCAAGAGTGTCGACCAGCAGAAGCTGAGGGTTGTGGATGCCGGCGCCAACGTGAGCTACCTGAAGGCCTCCGGGGAAGCAGAAGCTGAACATGAACGGGACGGACACGCACACGTAGGTTCGCTGGACCCCCATGTCTGGCTCGATTTCGAAAACGCCCGCAAGATGGTTGACACAATACTGGCGGGTTTCGAGGTTGCGGACCCTGCCAATGCGGTTTATTACCGGCAGAATGCCACCGGGCTGAAGGAACGCCTGGCCGACCTCGACAAACGATACCTCGCTGGCCTGGCGAACTGCGCCACCAGGACCTTCCTGCATGGCGGCCATTTTACCTTCGGCTATCTCGCCCATCGCTACGGACTTCGGTATTCCGCCCTCAGCGGCCTTTCGTCCGAGTCGGAACCATCCGGAGCGAGAATGTCCGCCATGGTGCAGCAGATCAGGAAAGCGGGGGTACATTACCTGTTTGCCGAAGAGCTGCTTTCGCCGCGCATGAGCGAAACCCTGGCCGCCGAAGCGGGGGTACAGGTGCTCAAGCTGCATGGCGTCCATAATCTGGGGCGGGAGGAGTTTCAGCGCGGAGCGACCTTCATCGGACTGATGGATGAAAACCTCGTCAATCTGCAAAAGGGGCTGGGATGTCGAGTGCAGTAG
- a CDS encoding metal ABC transporter ATP-binding protein yields MSSAVVATEGLSCSYRIGRVLEDISFTVAAGDYVGIVGPNGSGKSTLVRALMGFCAVSEGKASLFGMPCGRFTQWGRIGYLPQTLGVFNPVFPATVAETVSLGLLSLKRFPRRLSRADREKVADTLEELGVHDLHDKLIGELSGGQQQRVMLARALVNAPELLILDEPTAALDPETRERFYRIIGDLNRNKGVTVLLVTHDTGTIGGHASKMLYLDKRLLFYGGFDEFCQSPAMSDLFGEHSQHLMCHRH; encoded by the coding sequence ATGTCGAGTGCAGTAGTCGCCACGGAAGGGCTCAGTTGCAGCTACCGTATCGGCCGGGTGCTGGAGGATATATCTTTCACGGTCGCTGCCGGGGACTATGTGGGTATCGTGGGGCCTAACGGTTCCGGGAAGAGTACCCTGGTGCGCGCCCTGATGGGGTTCTGCGCGGTAAGCGAGGGCAAGGCATCACTGTTCGGCATGCCGTGCGGACGCTTCACCCAATGGGGCAGGATCGGCTATCTGCCTCAGACCCTGGGCGTGTTCAATCCTGTTTTCCCTGCCACAGTGGCTGAGACGGTCAGTCTCGGCCTGTTGTCGCTCAAACGCTTTCCGCGCAGGTTGTCGCGGGCCGACCGGGAAAAGGTGGCCGACACATTGGAGGAACTGGGTGTGCATGACCTGCATGACAAACTGATCGGCGAGCTCTCCGGCGGGCAGCAGCAGCGGGTCATGTTGGCCAGGGCGCTGGTGAACGCCCCGGAACTGCTCATTTTGGACGAACCCACGGCGGCCTTGGACCCTGAAACCAGGGAACGTTTCTACCGCATCATTGGCGATCTGAACCGTAACAAAGGGGTTACCGTGCTGCTGGTGACTCACGATACCGGAACAATCGGCGGGCATGCCTCGAAGATGCTGTACCTGGACAAGCGGCTACTATTTTACGGAGGGTTCGACGAGTTCTGCCAGTCGCCTGCCATGTCGGACCTCTTCGGAGAGCATTCCCAGCACCTGATGTGCCACCGTCATTGA
- a CDS encoding metal ABC transporter permease: MSLTEILSYGFIQRALLAGTLIALLCSVLGVFLVLRRLSLIGDGLAHVTFGSTAIALAMKLYSASSLLVSLPVVLLSSLGILKLTEKARLNGDAAIGIVSALGISAGIILASVGGGYNVDLLSYLFGNILSISRAEVFIAAGLSCMVMVLLSLFYHELLAITFSEELAATSGIRSNVINAVLVLLTALSVVLAMKLVGIMLISSLLILPAASALQLARSFRACLLLAALQGCCSVVAGIFVSFVTNLPTSATVVMINLVCFGSAFLARRLLSPAGSN, from the coding sequence ATGAGTCTGACAGAGATCCTATCATACGGTTTTATCCAGCGTGCGCTTCTGGCAGGGACGCTGATCGCCCTGCTGTGCTCGGTGCTGGGGGTGTTTCTCGTGCTGAGAAGACTGTCCCTGATCGGCGACGGCCTTGCCCATGTCACCTTTGGCAGCACCGCCATCGCCCTGGCAATGAAACTTTATTCAGCCTCCTCGCTCCTGGTGTCTCTTCCCGTGGTGCTGCTCTCGTCGCTGGGTATCCTCAAGCTGACTGAAAAGGCGCGTCTGAACGGCGATGCGGCCATCGGCATCGTCTCGGCCCTGGGGATTTCCGCCGGGATCATACTGGCAAGCGTGGGGGGAGGGTACAACGTCGATCTGCTGAGCTATCTGTTCGGCAACATTCTTTCCATCAGCCGGGCCGAGGTCTTTATCGCTGCGGGATTGTCCTGCATGGTAATGGTGCTGTTGTCGCTTTTTTACCATGAACTCCTGGCGATTACCTTCAGCGAGGAACTGGCCGCCACATCCGGCATACGCTCCAACGTCATCAACGCCGTACTGGTCCTTTTGACCGCGCTTTCGGTGGTGCTGGCCATGAAGCTGGTCGGCATCATGTTGATCTCATCGCTGCTGATCCTGCCAGCCGCTTCGGCCCTGCAACTGGCCCGCAGCTTCAGGGCCTGTCTGCTGCTGGCCGCCCTCCAGGGATGCTGCTCGGTGGTGGCCGGCATCTTCGTCTCGTTCGTCACCAATCTTCCCACCAGCGCCACGGTGGTCATGATCAATCTCGTCTGCTTCGGAAGCGCGTTTCTGGCCCGGCGACTGCTGAGCCCTGCCGGGAGCAATTGA
- the rfbC gene encoding dTDP-4-dehydrorhamnose 3,5-epimerase: protein MNITPTTIPDVLIIEPKVFGDERGFFFESYNRKSLQAATGLDVDFVQHNHSRSAGGVLRGLHYQIQHPQGKLVRVILGEVFDVAVDIRRSSPTFGQWFGAFLSAENKRQLWVPPGFAHGFCVTSEYAEFLYLTTDFWFPEHERCIAWNDPDLAIEWPLQGTPSLSAKDSQGRLFREADLFP from the coding sequence ATGAACATCACCCCGACCACCATACCCGATGTGCTCATCATCGAACCGAAGGTATTCGGCGACGAGCGCGGGTTCTTTTTCGAGAGTTATAACCGGAAATCATTGCAGGCAGCCACCGGCCTGGATGTGGATTTCGTGCAGCACAACCACTCACGTTCGGCCGGCGGGGTTCTGCGCGGACTGCATTACCAGATCCAGCATCCCCAAGGCAAACTGGTGAGGGTAATTTTGGGCGAGGTATTCGATGTGGCCGTGGATATCCGCCGCAGTTCTCCGACCTTCGGCCAATGGTTCGGGGCGTTTCTTTCGGCCGAGAACAAGCGCCAACTGTGGGTGCCACCCGGCTTTGCCCATGGTTTCTGCGTCACGTCCGAATATGCCGAATTCCTGTACCTTACCACCGACTTCTGGTTTCCGGAACACGAGCGCTGCATCGCATGGAACGACCCGGACCTGGCCATCGAATGGCCTTTGCAGGGAACTCCCTCCCTGTCGGCCAAAGACAGCCAGGGACGCCTCTTCCGGGAGGCTGACCTGTTCCCCTGA
- a CDS encoding pitrilysin family protein produces the protein MIKSTILTNGVRVITHRVEHMHTVSIGIWVANGTRHESLEHNGIAHFIEHLLFKGTARRTARQISLEIDSMGGILNAFTGHEYVCYYAKVLAKFLPRVTDLLTDIFLASTFPAEELERERKVILQEIKMRDDLPDEYIHDRFHQSFWNGHPLGLSILGSEETVGGMSRQDIMDYKESRYRPEDIIISAAGNIGHEELVGLMERAFSTVTSNWSPQEHDFVQPCGRQVNLCQRDLEQTLICLGTRGLSQDHPDRFALFLLNTILGGGMSSRLFQEVREKKGLAYSVYSYVISHADTGSLVVHAGTEKEHCRETIAIALEEMGRLKREPVPHDELDSAREQLKGKLLMSLESSDSLMTRLAKNEIYLKRHQSVEEILAGFDKVTSEDIQRLGSELFDGECLNLEVMGKTDEMGLTVDILQL, from the coding sequence ATGATTAAATCGACTATTCTTACCAACGGTGTCAGGGTCATCACCCATCGCGTCGAGCATATGCATACCGTTTCCATTGGCATCTGGGTGGCCAACGGTACCCGTCATGAGTCCCTCGAACACAACGGCATCGCCCACTTCATCGAACACCTTCTCTTCAAAGGAACGGCCCGGCGCACGGCCCGGCAGATCTCACTGGAGATCGATTCCATGGGGGGCATTCTCAACGCCTTTACCGGGCACGAATACGTCTGTTACTACGCCAAGGTCCTGGCAAAATTTCTCCCCCGCGTCACTGATCTCCTGACGGACATATTTCTCGCCTCAACCTTCCCGGCAGAGGAGCTGGAGCGGGAACGCAAGGTGATCCTGCAGGAAATCAAGATGCGTGACGATCTGCCTGACGAATACATTCACGACCGCTTCCATCAGAGCTTCTGGAACGGTCATCCGCTGGGGCTGTCGATCCTCGGCAGCGAGGAGACCGTAGGGGGCATGTCCCGCCAGGACATCATGGACTACAAGGAGAGCCGCTACCGCCCGGAAGACATCATCATCTCGGCTGCAGGCAATATCGGGCATGAGGAACTGGTCGGGCTGATGGAAAGGGCCTTTTCCACCGTGACTTCGAACTGGTCGCCCCAGGAGCATGACTTTGTGCAGCCGTGCGGCCGCCAGGTCAATCTCTGTCAGCGCGACCTGGAGCAGACACTGATCTGCCTGGGGACGCGCGGGCTTTCACAGGACCATCCCGACCGGTTCGCCCTGTTCCTGCTCAACACCATATTGGGTGGCGGCATGAGTTCGCGGCTGTTCCAAGAGGTGCGCGAGAAGAAGGGGTTGGCCTATTCGGTCTACTCATATGTCATTTCCCATGCTGATACCGGCTCGCTGGTCGTGCATGCCGGAACCGAAAAAGAGCATTGTCGGGAAACCATCGCCATTGCACTGGAAGAGATGGGACGCCTCAAGCGGGAGCCCGTTCCGCACGATGAACTCGATTCGGCCCGGGAACAGCTGAAGGGCAAACTGCTCATGTCTCTGGAAAGCAGCGACAGCCTGATGACACGCCTGGCGAAAAACGAGATCTACCTGAAGCGGCACCAGTCGGTGGAGGAAATTCTGGCCGGATTCGACAAGGTGACCTCAGAGGACATTCAGCGCTTGGGAAGCGAGTTGTTCGATGGAGAGTGCCTCAACCTGGAAGTGATGGGCAAAACCGATGAGATGGGCCTGACGGTCGACATTCTGCAGCTCTGA
- the dut gene encoding dUTP diphosphatase, whose amino-acid sequence MNRHKIETKIMNPLVGTQIPLPTYATGGAAAMDLRACLSEPHTLQPGETCMIPSGIAISIHDPGLVALLVPRSGLGIKHGIVLANTVGVIDSDYQGEIGIGIHNRGHQPYTIEPGERVCQMMFVPVTQVALEVVEEFSQESARGAGGFGHTGRG is encoded by the coding sequence ATGAACAGGCATAAAATTGAAACCAAAATCATGAACCCGCTGGTGGGTACGCAGATTCCGCTTCCAACCTACGCCACCGGTGGGGCGGCTGCCATGGACCTGCGCGCCTGCCTGAGCGAACCGCACACCCTGCAGCCGGGAGAGACCTGTATGATCCCCAGCGGCATAGCCATCAGCATTCACGATCCAGGGCTGGTGGCGCTCCTGGTGCCCCGTTCGGGCCTTGGCATCAAGCACGGCATTGTCTTGGCCAATACCGTCGGCGTGATCGATTCCGATTATCAGGGGGAGATCGGAATAGGCATTCACAACCGCGGACACCAACCCTACACGATCGAGCCAGGCGAACGCGTCTGCCAGATGATGTTCGTGCCGGTGACCCAGGTTGCCCTGGAGGTGGTGGAGGAATTCAGCCAGGAGAGCGCCCGGGGCGCAGGAGGGTTCGGTCATACCGGGCGGGGGTGA